Proteins found in one Triticum urartu cultivar G1812 chromosome 4, Tu2.1, whole genome shotgun sequence genomic segment:
- the LOC125554178 gene encoding annexin D4-like, which produces MQQFLAAQPSSNGSTAAAAAAAPPSSPSPLRSRPPRREQQQQQSIVKEATMADEHQELTKAFSGMGGLGVEETALVSALGRWRKQPEKRAQFRRGFPGFFAPAAAGAGAGPIERCSDDYVRHLKTEFARFKTLMVLWAMHPWERDARWAHRALHKKHHPVAVLVELACTRAADELLGARRAYHALYHRSLEEDVAYRVKDAAANRLLLGLVTAYRYEGPRVDEELAKEEAAALSGAVAKAAQSELVVRVLATRSKPQLRATFRLYRELHGKPLEEEFGGEAPCLREAVRCLESPARYFGEVIDGAFKEEADKQAKAALTRVVVSRSDADMEEIKEAYLKQHGAKLVDAVAKNTHGHYRDALLAMIGK; this is translated from the exons ATGCAGCAGTTTCTTGCAGCACAGCCGAGCAGTAACGGCAGCactgcagcagcagcagcagcagctccaccgtcgtcgccgtcgcccctgCGTTCGAGGCCACCCAGgagagagcagcagcagcagcagagcaTCGTCAAGGAGGCCACCATGGCCGACGAGCACCAGGAACTCACCAAGGCCTTCTCAG GGATGGGAGGTCTGGGCGTGGAGGAGACGGCGCTGGTGTCGGCGCTGGGGCGGTGGAGGAAGCAGCCGGAGAAGCGGGCGCAGTTCCGCAGGGGCTTCCCGGGCTTCTTcgcgccggcggcggcgggggcgggggcggggccGATCGAGCGCTGCTCCGACGACTACGTGCGGCACCTCAAGACGGAGTTCGCCCGGTTCAAGACCCTCATGGTGCTGTGGGCGATGCACCCGTGGGAGCGCGACGCGCGCTGGGCGCACCGCGCGCTGCACAAGAAGCACCACCCGGTGGCCGTCCTCGTCGAGCTCGCCTGCACGCGCGCCGCCGACGAGCTCCTCGGCGCCCGCCGCGCCTACCACGCGCTCTACCACCGCTCCCTCGAGGAGGACGTCGCGTACCGCGTCAAGGACGCCGCCGCCAACCGCCTGCTCCTCGGGCTCGTCACCGCCTACCGCTACGAGGGCCCGCGCGTCGACGaggagctcgccaaggaggagGCCGCGGCGCTCTCCGGCGCCGTAGCCAAGGCGGCCCAGAGCGAGCTCGTGGTGCGGGTGCTCGCCACCAGGAGCAAGCCGCAGCTCCGGGCGACCTTCAGGCTGTACAGGGAGCTCCACGGCAAGCCGCTGGAGGAGGAGTTCGGCGGCGAGGCGCCGTGCCTGCGGGAGGCCGTGAGGTGCCTCGAGTCGCCGGCCAGGTACTTCGGCGAGGTGATCGACGGGGCGttcaaggaggaggcggacaagCAGGCCAAGGCGGCGCTGACCCGCGTCGTCGTGTCCCGGTCCGACGCCGACATGGAGGAGATCAAGGAGGCCTACCTGAAACAGCACGGGGCCAAGCTCGTGGACGCCGTCGCCAAGAACACCCACGGACATTACAGGGACGCGCTGCTCGCCATGATCGGGAAGTGA
- the LOC125552739 gene encoding LOW QUALITY PROTEIN: histone-lysine N-methyltransferase, H3 lysine-9 specific SUVH1-like (The sequence of the model RefSeq protein was modified relative to this genomic sequence to represent the inferred CDS: deleted 1 base in 1 codon), producing the protein MAGNQQPASVVLDYAAVLDAKPLRTLTPMFPAPLGMHTFTPKSSSSVVCVTPFGPYAGGTEQGMPGGVPPMLTSLSAPADPNQVQPYTAHMNGTSNANGTTNNTVVTPVLQTPPAPTIQESGKKKRGRPRRVQDTTTVPSVPPVQPVPTVPPVQPVPTVPTVHLVPSVPSAPPEVNNIVLQTPPSAVTQESGKRKRGRPKRVPDVSVLPTPLPAADGTPILQTPPASSVHESVTKKRGRRPKLVQDSPDTSTPPVHSKESKPFMQTPSAVTLLEGGKRKRGRPKRVPDSSVTPSSHSGLSVDVDSGDTSKRGRPKKIDTSLLHLPSLFSDDPRESADNVLMMFDALRRRLMQLDEVKQVAKQQQNLKAGSIMMNAELRLNKNKRIGEVPGVEVGDMFYFRIEMCLVGLNSQSMAGIDYMSAKFGNEEDPVAISIVSAGVYEDAEDDDPDVLVYSGHGMSGKDDQKLERGNLALERSLHRGNPIRVVRTVKDLTCSTGKIYIYDGLYQIREAWVEKGKSGFNMFKHKLLREPGQPDGIAVWKKTEKWRENPSSRDRVILHDISYGVESKPICLVNEVDDEKGPSHFTYTTKLNYMNSPSSMRKMQGCKCTSVCLPGDNNCSCTHRNAGDLPYSASGILVSRMPMLYECNDSCTCLHNCRNRVVQKGIQIHFEVFKTGDRGWGLRSWDPIRAGTFICEYAGVIVDKNALDAEDDYIFETPPSEQNLRWNYAPELLGEPSLSDLNESSKQLPIIISAKHTGNIARFMNHSCSPNVFWQPVLYDHGDEGYPHIAFFAIKHIPPMTELTYDYGQSQEQMNAKFIMIQLGLPMLVREVKKMGADGRESAGPPIFIL; encoded by the exons ATGGCTGGAAATCAGCAGCCGGCTTCAGTTGTGTTGGATTATGCAGCAGTCCTCGACGCCAAACCCTTGCGCACACTGACCCCCATGTTCCCTGCACCGCTTGGGATGCACACTTTCACCCCTAAAAGCTCATCTTCAGTTGTCTGTGTCACCCCATTTGGACCATATGCTGGAGGTACCGAACAGGGAATGCCTGGTGGTGTTCCGCCAATGTTAACATCACTGTCCGCTCCTGCAGATCCCAACCAGGTGCAGCCATATACGGCTCATATGAATGGAACTTCTAATGCTAATGGTACTACAAACAACACAGTGGTTACCCCTGTGTTGCAAACTCCTCCAGCACCCACTATACAGGAATCTGGTAAGAAGAAGAGGGGGAGACCCAGGCGTGTGCAAGATACCACTACTGTTCCTTCGGTTCCTCCAGTTCAACCGGTTCCAACGGTTCCTCCAGTTCAACCGGTTCCAACGGTTCCTACAGTTCATTTGGTTCCTTCAGTTCCTTCAGCTCCTCCAGAAGTTAATAATATTGTTCTCCAGACACCTCCTTCAGCCGTCACACAGGAATCTGGTAAGAGGAAGAGGGGACGACCAAAGCGTGTGCCAGATGTTTCTGTCTTACCAACTCCATTGCCTGCAGCAGATGGTACACCTATTTTACAGACACCTCCTGCATCTAGTGTACATGAATCTGTTACAAAGAAAAGGGGGCGGCGACCCAAGCTTGTGCAGGATAGTCCAGATACTTCAACTCCTCCAGTTCATTCAAAAGAGAGTAAGCCCTTTATGCAGACTCCTTCTGCAGTCACCTTATTGGAGGGTGGTAAGAGGAAGAGAGGGCGGCCGAAGCGTGTGCCTGATAGTTCAGTGACTCCTTCAAGTCATTCTGGCCTTTCAGTAGATGTTGACAGTGGTGACACATCAAAACGTGGACGGCCTAAAAAAATTGACACAAGCCTGTTGCACCTACCGTCTTTGTTTTCAGACGATCCCAGGGAGTCCGCAGATAATGTGCTTATGATGTTTGATGCACTGCGACGACGGCTCATgcagttggatgaggtgaagcaAGTAGCAAAGCAGCAGCAAAACTTGAAGGCTGGGAGTATCATGATGAACGCTGAACTTCGCCTCAATAAGAACAAGAGGATTGGAGAGGTTCCAGGTGTCGAGGTTGGTGACATGTTCTACTTCAGAATTGAGATGTGCCTGGTAGGGTTAAATAGTCAGAGCATGGCAGGGATAGATTATATGTCTGCTAAGTTTGGTAACGAGGAGGACCCCGTGGCCATTAGTATTGTGTCAGCTGGTGTGTATGAGGATGCCGAAGATGATGATCCAGATGTTCTGGTTTACAGTGGACATGGCATGTCTGGTAAGGATGACCAAAAGCTTGAGAGAGGTAATCTTGCACTGGAGAGGAGTTTGCATAGGGGTAATCCCATTAGAGTCGTTCGCACTGTGAAAGACTTGACTTGTTCAACTGGTAAGATATACATATATGATGGCCTTTACCAGATCAGAGAAGCCTGGGTGGAGAAAGGGAAATCTGGTTTCAATATGTTTAAACACAAGTTGCTCAGAGAACCTGGACAACCTGATGGCATTGCAGTGTGGAAGAAGACTGAAAAATGGAGGGAAAATCCATCCTCTAGAGATCGTGTTATATTGCACGACATATCATACGGTGTGGAAAGTAAGCCTATCTGCCTTGTAAATGAGGTTGACGATGAGAAAGGTCCTAGCCACTTCACCTATACAACTAAACTTAATTACATGAATTCCCCAAGCTCAATGAGAAAGATGCAAGGCTGCAAATGCACAAGCGTATGTCTACCCGGTGATAACAACTGTTCTTGCACGCATCGAAATGCTGGTGACCTTCCTTACAGTGCTTCAGGCATACTTGTTAGTCGGATGCCTATGTTATACGAGTGCAATGATTCATGCACTTGTTTACATAATTGCCGGAACCGGGTTGTACAAAAAGGTATCCAGATCCACTTTGAAGTGTTTAAGACGGGAGATCGAGGTTGGGGCCTGCGTAGTTGGGATCCAATCCGAGCAGGCACATTTATCTGTGAATATGCAGGTGTAATTGTTGACAAGAATGCTCTTGATGCAGAAGATGATTATATCTTTGAGACCCCTCCTTCGGAGCAGAACTTAAGATGGAACTATGCACCAGAATTACTGGGTGAACCTAGTCTTTCTGACTTAAACGAATCATCTAAGCAGTTGCCAATAATTATTAGTGCAAAACATACTGGTAACATAGCTCGCTTCATGAACCACAGCTGCTCACCTAATGTTTTTTGGCAACCAGTTCTATATGACCATGGTGATGAGGGATATCCACACATCGCCTTCTTTGCAATTAAGCATATTCCTCCAATGACAGAGCTTACATATGATTATGGTCAGAGCCAAG AGCAAATGAAC GCAAAATTCATAATGATCCAGCTGGGATTGCCCATGCTCGTGCGTGAGGTAAAAAAGATGGGGGCAGACGGCAGGGAGAGCGCCGGCCCCCCTATTTTTATTTTATGA